A single genomic interval of Corylus avellana chromosome ca10, CavTom2PMs-1.0 harbors:
- the LOC132164411 gene encoding protein disulfide isomerase-like 1-4, producing MPSRFVLLLSLTALLLFSSLTLTLSKDVEDDDEDLSFLEEPDDNSHHHLQSDPGHPEDDFVDDDDLEDYTDLDESAYKDEYKEPEVDDKDVVVLKEGNFSEFVEKNQFVMVEFYAPWCGHCQALAPEYAAAATELKGENVALAKVDATEESDLSQQYEVQGFPTVYFFVDGVHKPYTGQRNKDAIVTWIKKKIGPGVVNITTLDDAERILTSENKIVLGYLSSLVGPESEELASASKLEDDVNFYQTVNPDVAKIFHVDPEAKRPALVLLKKEAEKLSYFDSQFVKSKIAEFVFANKLPLVTTFTRESAPLIFESPIKKQLMLFAASNDTEKVVPVFLEASKSFKGKLIFVHVEMDNEDVGRPVSDYFGVSGNDPKVIAYTGNDDAKKFVLDRELTLENIKAFGEDFLEDKLKPFFKSDPIPETNDGDVKIVVGNNFDEIVLDESKDVLLEIYAPWCGHCQALEPTYNKLAKHLRSIESLVIAKMDGTTNEHPRAKSDGFPTLLFFPAGNKSFDPITVDTDRTVVAFYKFLKKNASIPFKLQKPTPAPKSESSDAKESHESSTSDLKDEL from the exons ATGCCGAGTCGATTCGTTCTTCTTCTCTCGCTCACCGCTCTCCTCCTCTTCTCCTCGCTCACCCTAACGCTCTCCAAAGACGTCGAAGATGACGACGAAGACCTCAGCTTCCTCGAAGAACCCGACGACAACTCCCACCACCACCTCCAATCAGATCCGGGTCATCCTGAAGATGATTTCGTCGATGATGACGATCTCGAGGACTACACCGATCTCGACGAGTCGGCGTACAAGGACGAGTACAAGGAGCCGGAAGTGGACGACAAAGACGTCGTCGTTCTGAAGGAAGGGAATTTCAGCGAGTTCGTGGAGAAGAATCAGTTCGTGATGGTGGAGTTCTATGCGCCGTGGTGTGGGCACTGCCAGGCGCTAGCGCCGGAGTACGCGGCTGCGGCGACGGAGCTCAAGGGCGAGAACGTTGCATTGGCGAAGGTGGACGCGACGGAGGAGAGCGATTTGTCTCAACAGTACGAGGTTCAGGGGTTTCCGACTGTGTATTTCTTCGTCGACGGGGTTCACAAGCCTTATACGGGGCAGAGGAACAA AGATGCTATAGTGACCTGGATTAAGAAGAAGATAGGACCTGGTGTTGTCAACATAACCACATTGGATGATGCTGAACGCATATTGACTTCcgaaaataaaattgttttgggCTACCTCAGCTCTTTGGTG GGTCCTGAGAGTGAGGAGCTTGCATCTGCTTCAAAGCTTGAAGATGATGTCAATTTTTACCAAACTGTCAAtcctgacgtggcaaaaattttCCATGTTGACCCTGAAGCCAAACGCCCTGCTTTGGTCCTGCTTAAGAAGGAAGCTGAGAAATTGAGCTACTTTG atAGTCAATTTGTGAAGTCTAAAATAGCTGAGTTTGTATTCGCCAACAAGCTTCCTTTGGTTACAACTTTTACTAGGGAAAGTGCCCCTTTGATTTTTGAAAGTCCCATTAAGAAACAG CTGATGCTATTTGCCGCTTCAAATGATACAGAGAAGGTTGTCCCAGTATTTCTCGAGGCATCAAAATCTTTCAAAGGAAAG CTTATCTTCGTGCATGTGGAAATGGATAATGAAGATGTTGGAAGGCCTGTTTCAGATTATTTTGGTGTCAGTGGCAATGATCCCAAA GTTATTGCGTACACAGGAAACGACGATGCCAAGAAATTTGTACTTGATCGGGAACTGACCTTGGAGAACATTAAG GCTTTTGGGGAAGACTTCCTGGAAGACAAGTTAAAACCATTCTTCAAGTCAGATCCAATTCCTGAGACT AATGATGGGGATGTAAAGATAGTGGTTGGGAATAACTTCGATGAAATTGTTTTGGACGAGTCAAAGGATGTTCTCCTTGAG ATTTATGCTCCTTGGTGTGGGCATTGCCAAGCCCTGGAGCCAACATACAACAAACTTGCCAAACATCTACGAAGCATTGAGTCTCTCGTTATAGCAAAGATGGATGGAACAACAAATGAGCATCCTAGGGCTAAG TCTGACGGCTTCCCCACGCTTCTCTTCTTCCCAGCAGGAAACAAGAGCTTTGATCCA ATCACGGTAGACACCGATCGTACAGTGGTGGCGTTttataaattcctcaagaaaaATGCATCAATCCCTTTCAAGCTCCAGAAACCAACTCCAGCACCAAAATCTGAGAGTTCTGATGCGAAAGAGAGCCATGAGAGCAGCACCAGTGATTTGAAGGACGAGCTATGA
- the LOC132162995 gene encoding uncharacterized protein LOC132162995 — MALSAKNKIGFAYSTLKKPMNTASVEFRIWTRCNDLVASWTMNSISKEIATFLIYTTNAEAIWLDLKERFSQKNGPRIFQLQRSLSTLTQDNMPISQYFTRLKALWDELNNFKPLDLCDCCHCGKIKQILDLRGQEYTIQFLMGLNDSYSQIRGQILLHDPIPSITKVFSLIVQEEKQREISLSSLSHEIAALMTRTPPVGNRFSEPTKQSFVEKERPIYFHCKIPEQL, encoded by the coding sequence ATGGCTCTCAGTGCCAAGAACAAGATTGGATTTGCATATAGTACTTTGAAGAAACCAATGAACACAGCTAGTGTTGAGTTTAGAATTTGGACTCGTTGCAATGATCTAGTTGCATCTTGGACTATGAATTCCATCTCGAAGGAGATTGCAACTTTTCTCATCTATACGACCAATGCTGAAGCTATTTGGTTGGATTTGAAAGAAAGGTTTTCACAGAAGAATGGTCCAAGGATTTTCCAATTACAGAGGTCTCTTTCCACTCTCACTCAAGACAACATGCCTATAAGTCAATATTTTACTCGTCTTAAGGCATTATGGGATGAATTGAATAATTTCAAACCTTTGGATTTGTGTGATTGTTGTCATTGTGGAAAGATAAAGCAAATTCTTGATCTTCGAGGCCAAGAATATACAATTCAATTCCTTATGGGTCTCAATGACTCATATTCTCAGATTCGAGGCCAAATTCTTCTTCATGATCCAATTCCCTCTATAACCAAAGTTTTCTCTTTGATtgttcaagaagaaaaacaaagagaaatttcTCTTAGTTCCTTGTCTCATGAGATTGCTGCACTCATGACAAGAACTCCACCAGTTGGAAATAGGTTTAGTGAACCTACAAAACAGAGTTTTGTCGAGAAGGAACGTCCAATATACTTTCATTGTAAAATTCCTGAACAATTGTAG